A window of Rubricoccus marinus contains these coding sequences:
- a CDS encoding M16 family metallopeptidase, which yields MRLLSLALLALLLSPLASAQSDPLEGIPDLEYEMFTLDNGLTLIVHEDHKAPIVAVNVWYHVGSKNEPAGRSGFAHLFEHLMFNGSENFDDDYFQVMERIGATDLNGTTNTDRTNYFQNVPVGALDAALFMESDRMGHLLGAVTQEKLDEQRGVVQNEKRQGENAPYGASRQLVIDATYPKGHPYDHSVIGSLDDLNAASLDDVKEWFRTYYGPNNAVIVLAGDITPEVALEKVTRYFGDIEPGPPVASFERWVAPMTEDRRQVTEDRVPQARMQRVWNVPELGSRDYNLLDVATSILSSGKTSRLYERLVYTDQIATGAFAYVAGSEIGSQLQVVATARPGVAIETVETAVNEELARFLREGPTDEEMERVKTETRANFIRGIERIGGFGGKSDVLAENFVYQGSPDAYRDDLADVLSATPEEVLAVARKWMNMGSYTLITTPMPQFSASATDVDRAAGVPEVMGGTAAVTFPTLQRRTLSNGLEVVLAERHDIPLVNLQLIVDAGYAADDPARPGLASLTMDMMDEGAAGMSALEIAARESELGTGIGTGAAIDVLNVTASALTDNLAETVQLMTDIALRPDFPAQELERLRQQRLAQIQGEKSQPVGLAVRVLPAKLYGEGHAYSLPLSGSGTEAAVMSFTRDDLVGFHETWFKPNNSTLVVAGDVTMDELVPVLERQFRDWERGDVPVKNVADVEQPETKVFLLDRPGAQQSIIMASHLAPKRDNPDDLAISTLNTVLGGSFTSRINMNLREDKGWSYGAQTLLLGARGQRPFIVYSGVQTDKTAESMNEVVKELRDIVGDRPATEAEVAQAIAGQTLTLSGRWETLGAVQGSVAEIVQYDLADDYYATYARAVTDLDANQVSRAAQALVRPDNIVWVIVGDLSKIEQPIRDLNVGPVEVIDADGNTIR from the coding sequence ATGCGACTTCTTTCTCTCGCGCTCCTCGCACTCCTGCTCTCGCCTCTGGCGTCGGCGCAGAGTGATCCCCTGGAGGGCATCCCCGATCTCGAGTACGAGATGTTCACGCTCGACAACGGGCTGACGCTCATCGTCCACGAGGACCACAAGGCGCCCATCGTGGCTGTCAACGTGTGGTACCACGTCGGCTCCAAAAACGAGCCTGCTGGCCGCAGCGGATTCGCGCACCTGTTCGAGCACCTGATGTTCAACGGGTCCGAAAACTTCGACGACGACTACTTCCAGGTCATGGAGCGCATCGGCGCAACGGACCTCAACGGCACGACGAACACTGACCGCACGAACTACTTCCAGAACGTGCCCGTCGGCGCGCTGGACGCGGCGTTGTTCATGGAGAGTGACCGCATGGGCCACTTGCTCGGCGCCGTTACGCAGGAGAAGCTGGACGAGCAGCGCGGCGTGGTGCAGAACGAGAAGCGCCAGGGCGAGAACGCCCCCTATGGTGCCTCCCGCCAGCTGGTCATCGACGCCACGTACCCGAAGGGCCACCCGTATGACCACTCGGTGATCGGCTCGCTGGACGACCTCAACGCGGCGTCTCTGGACGACGTGAAGGAGTGGTTCCGCACCTACTACGGTCCCAACAACGCGGTCATCGTCCTCGCGGGCGACATCACGCCAGAGGTCGCGCTGGAGAAGGTGACCCGCTACTTCGGCGACATCGAGCCCGGCCCGCCGGTCGCGTCGTTTGAGCGCTGGGTGGCACCGATGACGGAGGACCGCCGCCAGGTGACGGAGGACCGCGTGCCGCAGGCCCGCATGCAGCGCGTGTGGAACGTGCCGGAGCTGGGATCGCGGGACTACAACCTGTTGGACGTGGCGACGAGCATCCTCTCGTCCGGCAAGACCTCGCGCCTCTACGAGCGCCTCGTCTACACCGACCAGATCGCGACGGGCGCCTTCGCCTACGTGGCGGGCTCGGAGATCGGCAGCCAGCTTCAGGTCGTCGCAACGGCCCGGCCGGGCGTCGCCATCGAGACGGTCGAGACGGCCGTCAACGAGGAACTCGCGCGCTTCCTACGCGAAGGCCCGACCGACGAGGAGATGGAGCGCGTCAAGACCGAGACCCGCGCCAACTTTATTCGAGGCATTGAGCGCATCGGCGGCTTCGGCGGCAAGAGCGACGTGTTGGCGGAGAACTTCGTCTACCAGGGCAGCCCGGACGCTTACCGCGATGACCTCGCAGACGTGCTCTCGGCAACGCCAGAGGAGGTTCTGGCTGTGGCTCGGAAGTGGATGAACATGGGCAGCTACACGCTGATCACGACGCCGATGCCGCAGTTCTCTGCGTCTGCGACGGACGTGGACCGGGCCGCTGGCGTCCCGGAAGTGATGGGCGGCACGGCTGCCGTCACGTTCCCCACCCTTCAGCGCCGCACGCTCTCGAACGGCCTGGAGGTGGTGCTCGCCGAGCGCCACGACATTCCGCTCGTGAACCTGCAGCTCATCGTGGACGCGGGGTACGCCGCGGACGACCCGGCGCGGCCGGGCCTCGCGAGCCTCACGATGGACATGATGGACGAAGGTGCAGCGGGCATGAGCGCGCTGGAGATCGCCGCCCGCGAGTCCGAACTCGGGACTGGAATCGGCACCGGCGCGGCTATTGACGTGCTCAACGTCACGGCGTCTGCGCTGACGGACAACCTTGCGGAGACGGTGCAGCTGATGACCGACATCGCGCTGCGCCCGGACTTCCCGGCCCAGGAGTTGGAGCGTCTGCGTCAGCAGCGCCTGGCTCAGATCCAGGGCGAGAAGTCGCAGCCCGTCGGCCTCGCGGTCCGCGTGCTGCCGGCCAAGCTCTACGGCGAAGGCCACGCGTACAGCCTCCCGCTTTCCGGCTCCGGCACGGAGGCGGCGGTGATGAGCTTCACGCGAGACGACCTCGTAGGCTTCCACGAGACGTGGTTCAAGCCCAACAACTCGACGCTCGTCGTCGCGGGTGACGTGACCATGGACGAGTTGGTGCCGGTCCTTGAGCGCCAGTTCCGGGATTGGGAGCGCGGCGACGTGCCGGTCAAGAACGTGGCCGACGTGGAGCAGCCTGAGACGAAGGTCTTCCTTCTCGACCGCCCCGGCGCGCAGCAGTCCATCATCATGGCCTCGCACCTCGCGCCCAAGCGGGACAACCCGGACGACCTTGCGATCTCGACGCTGAACACCGTCCTCGGTGGCAGCTTCACCTCGCGCATCAACATGAACCTCCGCGAGGACAAAGGCTGGAGCTACGGCGCGCAGACGCTTCTGCTCGGCGCCAGAGGCCAGCGGCCGTTTATCGTGTACTCCGGTGTGCAGACAGACAAGACGGCGGAGTCCATGAACGAGGTGGTCAAGGAGCTTCGCGACATCGTGGGCGACCGCCCGGCGACGGAGGCGGAAGTGGCACAGGCGATCGCCGGCCAGACGCTCACGCTTTCCGGACGCTGGGAAACCCTTGGCGCTGTGCAGGGCTCGGTCGCGGAGATCGTGCAGTACGACCTCGCGGACGATTACTACGCGACGTACGCCCGCGCCGTGACGGACCTGGACGCCAACCAGGTGTCGCGCGCGGCTCAGGCGCTTGTCCGCCCGGACAACATCGTCTGGGTGATCGTCGGCGACCTGTCGAAGATCGAGCAGCCGATCCGTGACCTGAACGTCGGCCCCGTCGAGGTGATCGACGCGGACGGCAACACGATCCGGTAA
- a CDS encoding SDR family oxidoreductase, producing the protein MNLDSTVAVVTGASRGIGRATSLALAAGGCHVFGLARSEGDLESLSEILGDRFTPLVADVTDPQATKDAIDRAAEEGGRLDILVNNAGLGRFDPVDEQSLDDWNLQIDTNLSGVFYCTRAAVPHMKAQAKERGDGTEAGHIVHVASIAGLIGNPNLSAYNATKHGLRGFSDATMKELRPFGIRTTCVYPGSVDTSFGDKAGMSENPHAMSPESIADTICHVITSPYKTLISEVVMRPMGARK; encoded by the coding sequence ATGAACTTGGACTCCACCGTCGCCGTCGTTACCGGCGCCAGCCGCGGGATCGGCCGCGCCACATCGCTCGCCCTCGCCGCTGGCGGCTGCCACGTGTTCGGCCTCGCGCGATCCGAAGGCGATCTCGAATCCCTCTCCGAGATCCTCGGTGACCGCTTTACACCGCTCGTCGCGGACGTCACCGATCCCCAGGCTACCAAGGACGCGATCGACCGAGCGGCGGAAGAAGGTGGGCGGTTGGACATCCTGGTCAACAACGCCGGGCTGGGCCGCTTCGACCCCGTGGACGAGCAGAGCCTGGACGACTGGAATCTCCAGATCGATACCAACCTCTCCGGCGTGTTCTACTGCACGCGCGCGGCCGTTCCGCACATGAAGGCCCAGGCGAAGGAGCGCGGCGACGGTACCGAGGCCGGCCACATCGTCCATGTCGCGAGCATCGCGGGCCTGATCGGCAACCCGAACCTCAGCGCGTACAACGCCACCAAGCACGGCCTCCGCGGCTTCTCGGACGCGACGATGAAGGAGCTCCGTCCCTTCGGTATCCGCACGACCTGCGTGTACCCCGGCTCGGTCGACACCTCGTTCGGCGACAAGGCCGGCATGAGCGAGAACCCCCACGCGATGTCTCCGGAGTCCATCGCCGACACCATCTGCCACGTCATCACGTCGCCGTACAAGACGCTGATCTCCGAGGTCGTCATGCGCCCGATGGGCGCGCGGAAATAG
- a CDS encoding WD40/YVTN/BNR-like repeat-containing protein yields the protein MRFAAVVLALLIALPLAGCASSPRAPMSIGEPVLTAQASGADVLLIAAHAVDEHVVWASGASGTVVRTTDGGATWTPMVVAGADSLQFRDVHAWSDQSALVLSIGNGTDSRIYRTDDGGASWAQTFLNEDLDAFYDCFAFWGESGLLFSDSVEGAFPIQRTTDGGRTWMPIPADNLPAAQEAEGSFASSGTCVATSGEATGWIATGNGATPRVLRTTDRGATWTAAELPLEGGEASGGATIAFGFGERALIAGGNIGAPKEYGRAVAVTVDGGETWAEGGRLPFTGALYGAAFVPGTEAVVGVGPGGVALSRDAGASWAPLSSETHWGLAMAGRQGWLVGPGGRITHVQF from the coding sequence ATGCGTTTTGCCGCCGTTGTTCTCGCCCTGCTGATCGCTTTGCCTCTTGCGGGGTGCGCGTCATCGCCTCGTGCGCCTATGTCCATCGGCGAGCCCGTGCTCACGGCGCAGGCATCGGGCGCCGACGTGCTGCTGATCGCGGCGCACGCCGTGGACGAGCATGTGGTATGGGCCTCTGGCGCCAGCGGCACCGTCGTGCGTACGACCGACGGCGGCGCGACGTGGACGCCGATGGTGGTGGCGGGGGCGGACTCCCTCCAGTTCCGCGACGTCCACGCTTGGAGCGACCAGTCCGCGCTGGTGCTCAGCATCGGAAACGGCACGGACTCCCGGATCTACCGAACGGACGACGGCGGAGCGTCCTGGGCACAGACGTTCCTCAACGAGGACCTCGACGCCTTCTACGACTGCTTCGCGTTCTGGGGCGAGAGCGGCCTCTTGTTCAGCGACTCGGTGGAGGGCGCCTTCCCCATCCAGCGCACGACCGATGGTGGGCGCACGTGGATGCCCATCCCAGCCGACAACCTCCCTGCGGCGCAAGAGGCCGAGGGCAGCTTCGCCTCCAGCGGCACCTGCGTCGCCACCTCTGGCGAGGCCACGGGCTGGATCGCGACCGGAAACGGCGCCACCCCGCGCGTGCTCCGCACCACGGACCGCGGCGCGACGTGGACCGCGGCCGAGCTCCCGCTCGAAGGCGGCGAGGCCTCTGGCGGCGCGACTATCGCCTTCGGGTTTGGTGAGCGCGCGCTGATCGCGGGTGGCAACATCGGCGCGCCCAAGGAATACGGCCGCGCTGTGGCGGTTACGGTTGACGGCGGCGAGACGTGGGCGGAAGGGGGGAGGCTCCCGTTTACCGGGGCGCTCTACGGCGCCGCGTTCGTGCCGGGGACCGAGGCTGTCGTAGGCGTCGGACCGGGCGGTGTGGCCCTCTCGCGCGATGCTGGTGCGTCGTGGGCGCCTCTGTCTAGCGAGACGCATTGGGGCCTCGCGATGGCCGGGAGGCAAGGGTGGCTCGTCGGGCCTGGCGGGCGGATCACGCACGTGCAGTTCTAG
- a CDS encoding T9SS type A sorting domain-containing protein yields the protein MLRALFSAALVLSLGSASSAAQTLNDTGTPLAPWSQEAAPSLQGATVIENFDKATATPDVRTYGSGTGFGYTFGTGPMDFKLAEAFTLLGGSPSAFVTGADLFFGVKAITPDQPNYTVQVWTGTPQSGPQAQLYSQDFPISDIQLSNAGPVPTSVRFSSPVAVSQSTFFIVVPFDQSALGDSLAIATTGQRAPEFIPNTWHGVNGGWIMTNQYVNTGGNPLQTWMWIDAVVDNVAPGVERLPEGLTSVRLFPNPAPEAGAVHLDLSEASGVRVTVLDLLGRELVEPFSGLLSAGQRTVDLDIDSLPAATYAVRVEIDGVPVTRLLSVTR from the coding sequence ATGCTCCGCGCCCTCTTCTCCGCCGCTCTCGTTCTTTCGCTCGGTAGCGCCTCCTCGGCCGCGCAGACCCTCAACGACACCGGAACGCCTCTGGCGCCGTGGTCGCAAGAGGCCGCGCCCTCGCTCCAGGGCGCGACCGTGATCGAGAACTTCGACAAGGCGACCGCGACGCCCGACGTGCGGACGTACGGCAGTGGGACCGGCTTTGGCTACACGTTCGGGACGGGCCCGATGGACTTCAAGCTAGCCGAGGCTTTTACCCTGCTGGGCGGCTCTCCATCTGCATTCGTGACGGGGGCGGACCTCTTCTTCGGGGTAAAGGCCATCACGCCGGACCAGCCCAACTACACGGTGCAGGTGTGGACCGGCACACCCCAGTCAGGGCCCCAGGCTCAACTCTACTCGCAGGATTTCCCGATCTCGGACATCCAGCTGAGCAACGCAGGGCCGGTCCCGACCTCCGTCCGGTTCTCATCGCCCGTCGCGGTCTCGCAGAGCACCTTCTTTATCGTCGTCCCGTTCGATCAGAGCGCGCTCGGCGATTCCCTCGCCATCGCGACCACCGGCCAGCGCGCCCCGGAGTTTATCCCCAACACGTGGCACGGCGTCAACGGCGGCTGGATCATGACCAACCAGTACGTCAACACGGGTGGCAACCCGCTACAGACGTGGATGTGGATCGACGCCGTCGTAGACAACGTGGCGCCGGGCGTGGAGCGGCTCCCGGAGGGCCTCACCTCGGTGCGGCTGTTTCCCAACCCGGCGCCAGAGGCCGGCGCGGTCCACCTCGATCTCAGCGAGGCCTCTGGCGTCCGCGTCACGGTTCTTGACCTCTTGGGCCGCGAACTCGTGGAGCCCTTTAGCGGCCTGTTGTCGGCCGGGCAGCGCACCGTGGACCTCGACATCGATAGCCTCCCAGCCGCGACGTACGCGGTTCGCGTCGAGATCGATGGTGTGCCAGTCACGCGCCTGCTCAGCGTGACGCGCTAG
- a CDS encoding phosphatidate cytidylyltransferase, with protein YVALGVSVGVLASLRALIPDAVIPALLVGTALLVVFALTRSPEDDRPGGPLVDTAATALGVLYPAFLAGAAVALREADLLGMEAFWLTMTTLVGVWASDTGAYAAGRAFGKRKLFPRVSPNKTWEGAMGGVVSAIAFAALAKVTVLSGVFTWGDVAVIGLCCGAASQLGDLAESQLKRAAGVKDSGTWIPGHGGMLDRIDAAVIAVALVAAYAEAVRGWIA; from the coding sequence GTACGTGGCGCTCGGCGTATCGGTCGGCGTGCTCGCGAGCCTGCGCGCGTTGATCCCGGACGCTGTGATCCCGGCGTTGCTCGTCGGCACGGCGCTGCTGGTGGTGTTCGCGCTCACGCGTTCGCCAGAGGACGACCGCCCCGGCGGGCCGCTGGTGGACACGGCGGCGACAGCGCTTGGCGTGCTGTACCCGGCTTTTCTGGCGGGTGCCGCCGTTGCGCTGCGGGAGGCGGACCTGCTCGGCATGGAGGCGTTCTGGCTGACGATGACGACCCTTGTTGGCGTGTGGGCGTCTGATACCGGCGCGTATGCGGCCGGGCGTGCCTTTGGAAAGCGGAAGCTGTTTCCGCGCGTCTCGCCCAACAAAACGTGGGAGGGCGCGATGGGCGGCGTGGTCTCGGCCATCGCCTTTGCCGCGCTCGCGAAGGTGACCGTCCTCTCCGGCGTGTTCACGTGGGGCGACGTCGCCGTTATCGGCCTGTGCTGCGGCGCCGCGAGCCAACTCGGCGACCTCGCGGAAAGCCAACTCAAGCGGGCCGCTGGCGTCAAGGACTCCGGGACATGGATCCCCGGCCACGGCGGCATGCTGGACCGCATCGACGCGGCCGTGATCGCGGTGGCTCTCGTCGCGGCTTACGCCGAGGCCGTGCGCGGCTGGATCGCCTAG
- a CDS encoding DUF2007 domain-containing protein: protein MSDAARYEGWVSAFSCSTDFEADLVRDRLDEAGVSAIVLTQRDHSFNLNVGDLSPVHVMVPPSHADKAAEVLGENPLTDAELEEAAMSADVMAPDAHDPTSEARLDSGIEEISLDVPDEDPAEDE from the coding sequence ATGTCTGACGCCGCCCGATACGAAGGCTGGGTTTCCGCCTTCTCCTGCTCCACGGATTTCGAAGCCGATCTCGTCCGCGATCGCCTAGACGAAGCTGGGGTTTCCGCCATCGTGCTCACGCAGCGCGATCACAGCTTCAACCTCAACGTCGGAGACCTCTCGCCGGTGCACGTCATGGTGCCACCGAGCCACGCGGACAAAGCCGCCGAAGTCCTCGGGGAGAACCCGCTGACCGACGCCGAACTGGAGGAGGCCGCGATGAGCGCCGACGTGATGGCGCCCGACGCCCACGATCCCACCTCGGAGGCGCGTTTGGACTCCGGAATTGAGGAGATCAGCCTCGACGTGCCCGACGAGGACCCCGCGGAGGACGAGTAG
- a CDS encoding CPBP family intramembrane glutamic endopeptidase, whose product MPDPVLPPFPSDPPLAADASTPVRMDRLAPKRAPEALVDAWSWAQPIRMTGWVERNQFNPLLAAGLVLVGGFVIFNIIGAIVVGVGMVGDIMEGGELSMTPEALLTNHGGLLLGGNTLGQWLGFTLVACLMARWSTPDWKEFLRIRRPDGVGFLLAGVGWAVFYPLVLWLGEMNTKLPLPESLREFDAAQADMVEMLLMGTDLPTWFLFIAVAITPAICEELIFRGYLQRQVERSLGMMWSIVLVGVVFGLYHLQLTKALPLAALGVYLGFVVWATGSVWTGTLVHLLNNGLAVLGVAYVRSQPEMDVEALEGMGLPWYLAAASAVATAAVVYFMLQRRRALVGETEDAQPVHVPDPPSLSASPSYV is encoded by the coding sequence GTGCCCGATCCCGTTCTGCCCCCGTTCCCCAGTGACCCGCCTCTGGCGGCCGACGCCTCCACTCCGGTTCGCATGGACCGCCTCGCCCCGAAACGCGCGCCAGAGGCCCTCGTCGATGCGTGGTCATGGGCGCAGCCGATCCGCATGACGGGATGGGTGGAGCGCAACCAGTTCAACCCACTCTTGGCGGCCGGTCTCGTTCTCGTCGGTGGCTTCGTCATCTTCAACATCATCGGTGCCATCGTCGTCGGCGTCGGCATGGTGGGGGACATCATGGAGGGGGGCGAGCTGTCCATGACGCCAGAGGCGCTCCTGACCAACCACGGCGGGCTGCTGTTGGGCGGCAACACGCTCGGGCAATGGCTCGGCTTCACGCTCGTCGCGTGTCTGATGGCGCGGTGGAGCACGCCGGACTGGAAGGAGTTTCTCCGCATCCGCCGGCCCGACGGAGTCGGCTTCTTGCTCGCTGGGGTGGGGTGGGCCGTCTTCTACCCGCTCGTGCTGTGGCTGGGCGAGATGAACACCAAGCTGCCGCTTCCCGAGAGCCTCCGCGAGTTCGACGCCGCGCAGGCCGACATGGTGGAGATGCTGCTCATGGGCACAGATCTGCCCACGTGGTTCCTGTTCATCGCCGTGGCGATCACGCCCGCGATCTGCGAGGAGCTGATCTTCCGCGGCTACCTCCAGCGCCAGGTAGAGCGGAGTCTTGGCATGATGTGGTCCATCGTGCTTGTCGGCGTGGTGTTCGGGCTGTACCACTTGCAACTCACCAAGGCCCTGCCTCTGGCGGCGCTAGGCGTGTACCTCGGCTTCGTGGTGTGGGCAACGGGCAGCGTGTGGACCGGAACCCTCGTGCACCTGCTCAACAACGGCCTCGCCGTGCTCGGCGTCGCCTACGTCCGCTCCCAGCCTGAAATGGACGTCGAAGCGCTCGAAGGCATGGGGCTGCCGTGGTACCTTGCCGCCGCGAGCGCCGTAGCGACGGCCGCCGTCGTCTACTTCATGCTCCAGCGCCGCCGCGCGCTCGTGGGCGAAACCGAGGACGCCCAGCCCGTTCACGTGCCCGATCCCCCCTCTCTTTCTGCCTCTCCCTCCTATGTCTGA
- a CDS encoding DUF512 domain-containing protein — translation MPVRITSVEPGSIAERLGLASGDQILAVGGEAVADELDFRFKAAEETLALKVRQGGTIAEHTVEKDIDDPLGVDLEEFRIKTCGDDCVFCFVDQNPTGLRDTLYFRDGDFRMSFLYGNYITVTNLRERDLARIVEQRLSPLYISVHCTHTPTRRAMMGHRTQNDQLMEKLRFLAANDIELHAQIVLVPGYNDAGRLVQTILELADLHEHLFSVSIVPVGITEHRRALMDLRTVSPPEARQLVRLVQRWQAHFRETLGRGFVYVSDEVFILGDEDFPQEDDYDGYPLMENGVGMSRDFLNELEFQAEDFPASLPEPRTLTIATGTLTEGLLRDRVAPVLERVENLTVNVVGCENTLFGSVVTVSGLLNFKSLKAGLGPLAERGEVGDLVLLPPDVVNFEGLFLDNRPGQMEPADLSRALGDVPVDVFAGDWNAVFDALSAPEAIAA, via the coding sequence ATGCCCGTCCGCATCACCTCCGTCGAGCCCGGCTCCATCGCCGAGCGCCTGGGACTCGCCTCTGGCGACCAGATCCTGGCCGTCGGCGGCGAGGCCGTCGCGGACGAGTTAGACTTCCGGTTCAAAGCCGCCGAGGAGACCCTCGCGCTCAAGGTGCGCCAGGGCGGAACCATCGCCGAGCACACCGTCGAAAAGGACATCGACGACCCGCTGGGCGTGGACCTTGAGGAGTTCCGCATCAAGACCTGCGGCGACGACTGCGTGTTCTGCTTCGTGGACCAGAACCCGACCGGGCTCCGCGACACGCTGTACTTCCGCGACGGCGATTTCCGGATGTCGTTCCTCTACGGCAACTACATCACCGTCACCAACCTCCGCGAGCGCGACCTCGCGCGGATCGTGGAGCAACGCCTCTCGCCGCTCTACATCTCGGTCCACTGCACGCACACGCCCACGCGCCGCGCGATGATGGGCCACAGGACGCAGAACGACCAGCTGATGGAGAAGCTGCGGTTCCTGGCCGCCAACGACATCGAGCTGCACGCGCAGATCGTCCTCGTCCCTGGCTACAACGACGCTGGGCGGCTGGTGCAGACCATCCTCGAACTGGCGGACCTCCACGAGCACCTGTTCTCGGTCTCCATCGTGCCCGTTGGCATTACCGAGCACCGCCGCGCGCTCATGGACCTCCGCACGGTCTCGCCGCCAGAGGCCCGGCAGCTCGTGCGGCTCGTGCAGCGCTGGCAGGCGCACTTCCGCGAGACGCTGGGCCGCGGATTCGTCTACGTCTCGGATGAGGTGTTCATCTTGGGCGATGAGGACTTCCCGCAAGAGGACGACTACGACGGCTACCCGCTGATGGAGAACGGCGTGGGCATGAGCCGCGATTTCCTCAACGAACTGGAGTTCCAGGCCGAGGACTTCCCCGCCTCGCTCCCCGAGCCCCGCACGCTGACAATCGCGACCGGCACCCTCACCGAGGGCCTCTTGCGCGACCGCGTGGCGCCGGTCTTGGAGCGCGTGGAGAACCTGACGGTCAACGTCGTCGGCTGCGAGAACACGCTGTTCGGCAGCGTGGTGACCGTGAGCGGCCTGCTCAACTTCAAGAGCCTGAAGGCCGGGCTCGGCCCTCTGGCTGAGAGGGGGGAGGTCGGCGATCTCGTGTTGCTCCCGCCCGACGTGGTCAACTTCGAGGGGCTATTCCTGGACAACCGCCCCGGCCAGATGGAGCCGGCTGACCTCTCTCGCGCCCTCGGCGACGTGCCAGTCGACGTGTTCGCCGGCGACTGGAACGCGGTCTTCGACGCGCTCTCCGCGCCAGAGGCGATCGCGGCGTAA
- a CDS encoding PaaI family thioesterase, producing MAAPTDPEFLNALGRMADMGAKGLKLPPPVFHEMKAEPLDFQRGDANGLGASMKVRFPVLEQWQNPMGHMQGGAIAMAMDNVIGPLSYLAAPPSATTQMNLTYLAPITPEAEHIEIEARVTMLAGRSVVIDAELTLPDGTIAALARATSVIVRPKK from the coding sequence ATGGCCGCCCCTACCGATCCCGAATTTCTCAACGCGCTCGGCCGCATGGCCGACATGGGCGCCAAAGGCCTCAAGCTGCCGCCGCCCGTGTTCCACGAGATGAAAGCCGAGCCGCTCGACTTCCAGCGGGGCGATGCGAACGGCCTCGGGGCGTCGATGAAGGTCCGCTTTCCTGTCTTGGAACAGTGGCAGAACCCGATGGGCCATATGCAAGGCGGCGCCATCGCGATGGCGATGGACAACGTGATCGGGCCGCTGAGCTACCTCGCGGCGCCCCCCTCGGCGACCACGCAAATGAACCTGACCTACCTCGCCCCGATCACGCCAGAGGCGGAGCACATCGAGATTGAGGCGCGCGTGACGATGCTAGCCGGGCGCTCGGTCGTCATCGACGCGGAACTGACGCTGCCCGACGGCACGATCGCAGCGCTCGCGCGTGCCACGAGCGTCATCGTGCGGCCCAAGAAATAG